The genomic segment CCTCCTCAGACCTCAGCTGCTGCTACTGTGATCTCATATATTTACTACAGCATTTTCCTAGTGGAAAAGCTAGGGGTGAATTAATCTGTCCACATGCAAAAAGGCacagtatatataaatatacaaggGCCGTAGATCTCCTGTTTcagaagagccctgagcaattaTTGGTGTGTAAATTCATCTGTATCGAGTAACCGTGCTTGGGTAGACTGCTCGGGAAGCTAAAGCTGATGAGCTGCTCAAGGTACATGTTGAGGAGAGCATCTATAAGGACAATAGAATTTGAATGTGTCCTTATAGTTAAGCCCGTATGTTTTCTGAGTCCTGATCAGTCTGTCTTCATGCAGGCAGTAGCATGCAGTTAGGTTGCTAGTGTGAGGACTGTTTTTACATCCTAGTATCAGATAGGCAGGAGCCTAGTATCAGATAGGCAGGAGGCTCAAACAATGAGGTGCTTAACATCCACGTGagggatttttgtttcttaagGTAGgattctttgggtttattaacagCAAATGTTCTTctgacttctttttaaaaaaaaaaaaaacaaacaaaaacaaaaaacccccagcacATTGATGGAGATCCACCCGCAGGTGGCATCTTTAGTGACTACAAGATCTCAGCTACTATAGATGTTGCAATGCTTCCCACATTTGCTGCGATGCTCATTGTTTACATTGTGTATATTTCTGAGATCTCCGTAGGTGTGCACTCTGCGTATTATTGTTCATGAGATGGAGTCCTGTGTGCTGTCACAAGTACTTGGCAcaggttaaaaatattttgtgtggtTTAGGATTACATGGCAGAAAAGATGGCTCATACCCTAAACATGTTGTcttcagaaactgaaaatattaattGGCATTTGCTGTTTATGTGCAACTCAGATGAAAGACATGAAGTTTTGGAGAGTTATACTTACAAAGCTCTCTTCTGTGTGAGAAGTGGCTGGTTTGGTAGATGGGACAGGAGGTGGGGGACCTTTTGGCCTTATGGCAGGCtgtaaaaaagaatgaaaaacatgctGCCCGTGTATGCATATTAGGTACGTGTGTATTTGCATGTTCCACTGAGAACATGTGCAGGCTTGTTTTCTGTATAGAAACTGtgttaaaatacataaaaggatGCGTTTATTTCGGAATAAACCCAGATCCTTACAACCTCTGGCTGTAAGGAGACACACAGGGCTCTATGTGGCGTGCAGGGATTTCCACAGCCTTTGGGACCAGATCGTCACTGTGGGTCACCACTGTAATATCAGAGCCCTGTGTTCTGTCTTCCCCAAAATAAATACGAGAGCAAAGAAATTCTTTAGAAGTACTTACACTCGGACGCTGTGGTTTGTTTTCCTGTGGTGGAGGTACGGGAAGGAGAAGTTTCTTGTCGTTCATCTGAAAATAGGGAACAATTCAGTCTGATAAAGGCCTTGTGGCAAACTTTATCTCATGTGTTAGTTTTGCTTGCAGCCTTCTACTGCAGCCCGGCTGCTGCAGGTCACCCAGGGACCTGGCTTAGTACCATGTGCTTTACCTGCTCCCTCCCTACGCTGGGGCTCTCAGCACTAGACAAGCATTTAGAAAGTCTCCTGGAAACGCAGTGTGTTTTGGCTGACAAGTTTTGATGTTTTGGCCCCTCTGTTGTATTCCTGGGGGACATCTGCGTTGCCCCAGGCAAGCTGTATCGGACCCAGTGCCTCGTTGCTCTTACCTTCTGGGCAGCTACCACCGGTGCAGGGTGGTCTTGATTCACAAAGACTTGGTTTGTGGCTCCAGGTCCCCTTCTGGTCTGGCAGCTATGTAAATATTAACATATAACTTAAAACTGCACATCTTATCCTGAATGAAATAAAAACCTGCTAAAGCGAATGCCTGCCTGACTCCTATTGGCCTGCTGTACAGCCAcgtcttttcttccccccttcctttttttcagttaCTGTAGGTTTAATCTTGAGAGCTGCAGTTTCAAGTCTTCGGTCCTCTCCTGATTACAGGATTTCTAAAACAGCTCGGTAAAGGTAGCAGGGCCTTGGTGTCCCAGAGTTCATTCAGAGTCCTGCCAGATCCCCTTTGCCCCCTTTGAAAACCCCAGCCTAAAACCCGTCCAGAAGTTGCttgattttagttatttttttctcattgggGAGAGCATTTTACCTCTTGAGTACTCGGAAACGGATAAgtaaggctgctgctgctgctgtgacagcaAGGACAACCAGCACACCAGCAACAATAGCGAAACCTGTCAGGAAGAGAGAACGCAAGTTGCTGTTTCTTGAAAGACCGAGTATTGCTAAGCAGTTTCCCCTTCCCTACCATCGGCCAGGTAATTTTTTCCACGTCATCTACGCTATAGTTATCCTTGCTGTTGCTCAAGCTTATGGCTTCTTGTCTTACCACAAATGATAACGGAGAGGAATTTTATTCTTGCCATTTCTGTCATATTTGAAAACTATTGTTACTGCCTGAGCTGTCTTTAGACTAAACAAATCCACCTGTCCTCACAGAtcctgctttttttgtttctctttgttgTAGTTCCTCTCCTCTAAGGATGATACCCAAAACTGGGTACAGTACATTGTCATGGTGTATAAGTAAGGCTTCACAATTTTCCTTCAACAAAGCTTTTCTAAAGCTAAGGCATGATGTTGGATGCCTTAGCATGCTGGTGCTCTAGTGGGTGTACAGAAGGGAGAAAGATATATAATAACAAAGGCTCAGAAACCATTCTTTTCCCAACCATGTGGAAATTACAAGAAGTGTTTTCCCCATAAGGTAGATCAGGAAAAGGTCAGTTCTATGCAGGTGATAAAGAAATCACCTTGCCAGCCTCCTTTGCAGCAAAACCTCTGGGGAGCTTGCCTCTGTGAAAATTTGACGGTGAGCTAATACGGTGTATTTGTTATCTCAGGATGGAGAAGGACAACGCCTGCCATGCTATTTATCTCTTAGATGCATCAGTTTCATCAGGttataaagaaaaatagcttGCTCTAGTCATTCACACAATTTGCAATGGCTTAAAAAGGTGCAGAAATCAGAGACTTAGATGTGCCATATTTGCAAAGACAGCCAGCACACGTAGTGCTGTTTCACTGGTGTTAAAGAAACTTTCATTTCAATCTGTTGTTGGCAGAGCCTGCCAAATCTGTGACCATATGGTACTCACTGGTAACTGCTGTCgagctgtcacagtttggtggTGCCCATCCTTCTTCACACTGGCATTGCAACTCGTGGTCACACACCTAGGGAAGCATAAAGCCAGGACTATATTCAGGGTGGAAAGATGAGTGAAAGTAATGTAATAAAATTTCAGTGGCTCTGGATCAGCCTCCTGATAAGCTTACTGAACTTAGGTCTGGAAACTCCCCCTCATTTCCCTTGGACTAAAATTTAGCGGTTGTAATAGAGCTCGTTTTACACAGTAGAGGACAGGCCTGTTTGTCTGCTATCTTGTGCCTTTTGCAGGTATTTTTGCAGTGGGAGCTACAGCATGAGGCACATAGCAGCAGGCTCGGGCCCTGCACCTGTAGGGTCTCTTAATGCTCAGATAAGATAAGCACaattatcttcaaaaaaaaaaaaaaaaaaaaaaaaaaaaaaaaaagaggagtccTGGGAGAGAATGGCTGTGATACAGTGCCTCAGTGGAAGGGCTGGAAACAATGTTCTGCAATTTTCTTAGTAAAAGTATTGATAACTTGTCAGTTAGATTTGCATTCATAAAGATATAGGAAGCTTCTGACTCCAGGATCTTTGCAAATTCCCATCccaatgacttaaaaaaaaaaaaaaaaaaaaaaaaaatactgctatcAATAAGGTCTGTAGCTGACTTGCatcaatttgttttttttaagatggataGCATCAAAAGCTCATATATTACAGCATGTCCGGTGCACTTGGCAGAACAGTTGGTGGATCGGAAGGCCTCTTCGACATAGATGCATTCTCCATTGTTGCACACCTGAAACACGTGACACATGTCATCCAAGACACGCAGAGCTTTCTCATTGGTGTGTGAAGTGATGAAGAGTGAAAGGAGGCATAGAAACAGGTATGCAGAATCACTCAAACCACATTAAGAGTTTGATATAACTTCTTATTCAACCTTTGGATACTTTATAAcactgttttctgcctttcttccatccttcactttttttttccccccaaacctccTCTAAGTAGAAATATATAGTAAAGAAATGCGGACATAGCAATCATCGATGCTTAGCACATACATTATGGaaataattgattaaaaataGTAACGTATTTGTGACCTTTTAACCTTTCAGTACAAAGGTATATTTCTGCTGCCACATACATTCATATCAATGAAAAATGAGTAAAAGAGCAGTCAAGCATAAGGAAATGAAAAGGATAGCAGTTCCCATTTGTTTCTCTACTGATTTGTAGTAAATGTAAGGCAGAAGATATAGCAGATCAGATCGCAGGTATAGTGTCTACTTCAATCTTCCCTGTTTAAAGTCTTTCTTGTCTGGCAAAAGTGCTAATGATATAAGCAAGACTGAAAGAAGAAATAGGAGAAGAGCTTTCCTCTACTAACCATTCCATTCCCACACTTGGTTCCACTGAGAATCATCCCTGGATCTGCTTCTCCATGGCTCGGAAAGCTTGCTTTGCATGACTCAAAAGTCACCAGGCTCCCATACAGAGGCATCTCCTTTCCCCCAGCACAGAACAACTTCCCGCACATAATATCTCTGCAAGGAGAACAAGAGCTGCTAGAACAGTGATGTGGCACAGGAAAACAATTTGAGCTGTTCTCTTCTCCAGCTTGAAATCACCGTGTCCCTGCAGGAATTCCAAAGTAGTAACTAGAGGTATGAATTTTGGTCTGTAGTGATTTGAGGCCAGTTTGTGAGTAAAACATGTCAGATTTTTAATTGCTATTGAGGTTATTAGGGAGCCCACAGTATTTTGCTGAAATGAGCATTTAACTGATCTGAACTCAACATTTGAGGTTCAAGTTCCCTGTCCAAAAATCACCTTCCATTTCCTTATCTACACACATGCACGTgtgcgcgtgcgcacacacacacagagtcaccTTTACAAGCAGACTTGCACAGCTATATGCACACGCTTGTTTTTTCCTCAGGGTGATCTCAGGATAGTTTGCTTTGCTTCCTTCTCTGGATAAGAATACTATTTGGAAATTAGATTTCTCTTCAAAATTGTCTTTACCACAGTTCAAACTGAAGATGAAAGAGAAGGCACATGGATATATGTGCCATCTAAAATACAGTGCTCTATGCTTCTGTCTCTTAATTTGAATAGGAATGATCTCTTTTCCCAGATCCTGCCAAATTTAACACTGCAGTCCTGTAATATGGTACTTACTTTTTCTTGCATGGGGAGTGAGTACCTTCTTCTTTTCTGCAGTATCCATAATATACCCCTTTCTCGTTCATCCGGTAACAGGAAGCTGCACCTTCGGTAGCCTCTGTTGAAGAGGAAAGTCAGATAGGCAATGATATCAAGAGTTTAGGAGAGAAGCTGGGATTAGGTTAGATTTTGCAGTGTTTCTGTGTGCATAAAGCAACACCTATCTTGTGGGCTATAGAGAACCCACACAAACCAACAGACCTTGCCTAAGGAGAAGGGACACAGTCAGAACTGGAGAAGAAGGTAAGCCATCTCATGCCTTAAGAAATAGGAAGGTATGCAAAGGAGAAAGATGTTTTAAGAGTGTCCTCATGTATCATGCAGGATCCATGCTTTTgcaaacaaatgcaaattttaactgaaaaatatggAATAGCAGTTGATAGTCCCACTAATAGGAAATTTGGACATTAATTTGAAATATGGATATCTTCTCAATCTATCATGTGAAGAATTCTACTTTCACCCAGCACCATTGCAAAGTTATCACCATTGTGAAAAAGAATTAGCTTGCCACTTCCTTTCCTCTAGAAATATATTGTGTGATATGGACTTCAGTTCATGTGATTATAATTACATATaatgtaaacataaaaataatatatgcTACAAACTAGAACTCAGTTATATAGACCTGCTGTTTCTGATATCAAAAAGATCTTTGACGATTTGCCACTAGGCAAAGTCTACCTTTGTCTCTTACTTTGACCTAGACAGCCTTATTTTTTTCAATTCCAGCTTGTACTCACGTGATCCAAAAGCAGTTTTGCACTGGTTTTCCCGGGTGGGACAACTTCCCATGTAGCAGTAACCTTTGTCGTCGTTGCAAGGATATCCGTTCACACGGAACCGGTCTGCTGGGCACTTCTCAGAAAAGCCAGTGCACATCTCAGCCAGGTCACAGTCGTGCTTAACTGTTCGACAAACAGCTCCTGGTTTTTTATACTGAAAGGGATGAAAGGAATGCTGCGTTTAACACACCGCTCCTCCATGCCTTTTAAAATTAACACTAAGTGAGAGGACTAAAATTAGGGGAGGCAAATCCCACTCTCACTGTTCAAATTACATTAATGTCTGTGTCCTTATCTAATGTTGAGTTCTTTACGTTTGTTTGCAAAATTGTGGCTTGGCTGTGTCTCAggtttttttccaggagaaaatgggaaaaactTGTTTCACTAGGATGTTGAAAGATTGAGTAAATCAGTAGCTGTAGGGTAGTCTGGGATGGGCAAAGCATGCTTCTCGTTACTGTGCTATGTCAGTAACTACAAATAAAGAGGGCTGATTCTCTTGAAAGGTGTACTACTGCATTTTCAAGGCCAAAAATATACCCCAGAAAACATGAGAGAagccagagaggaaaaagagtCTTACTTGGCAGTTTTCACAGCATTCCCCATGTGCACACTGGGAACCTGCGGTCAGTTTGCATGTCTCAGGGTCGCAGCAGGCATTTGTGCATTCCTGTGACAGAACCAGAGAGGACTCAAAGCCCTGGTACAGTGCTTCACATTTTGGGTCCCCTCTTTACTGCATTCTCAAGGTACCATCCTGCACAGCTTACTGAGGGAGAAAAGGATAGGTTGGACCTGCCCACTGCTTCTCTGAAAACCATTCTCACTACAAACTGTGCCAGTCATTCTCAGCCAGTTCAGGCAAGCATACGAAGCAGTTTGCTTATGAAGTGCAGGTGTAAGTGGTGCAGGGGACttgctcctttcctctcagaCGATTCAGTACGGAAGGCTCTTCCCCATTTGGAGTTCCTCCGTCTGCACAGTGAGCATCACCATATTGTGCAGTCTACCCTGCCACAGTTCTGCGTGCATGCTATAGGGATGACTACATTGCAGATCAGCAATTTGGTGACCACAGTTGCTACAGAAATAGTTCAGTTAGCTTTGAACTGGCTGTCTCAGATCCTAATAAAAGCCAGCTATTATATAGCCCGAATCTTTGCCTCTTCTAAGTATTATTTTATTCCAAGTTACGCGTAGATACCTCAGGAGTTCCGCAGTCacattcttcccctttttccacGAAGCTGTTTCCACAGATTGCAGGGGCTACGATGCTGCTTATATCTGGGATGTTAGTTAAGCATTTTGGCATGTCGCTCAACATGTATTTCTCAAAATCTTGGAGGCTGCATGAGCTGAATTTCTGGGGGGTTATATAACTATATTGAGAAAGCAGGAGGATTTATGTTAGAATCAGCGTAGACAAGGAGAAGCAATACCACTTAGAAGAGAAATGAACAAGTGACTTTGCCCTTAATTGTTAGATGCAGCTATTTTTCCAAATACATAAATCAATAAATACAACACCATCTTCTAGTTATCTATTTGTTTCCACTGTTTTTCTATTATTAGATGGGAAAAAACATGTAGTAAAGGTAAACACTGCATATAATAAAACCCACATCCCAAAGATTTAAGCATGGTCTACACAAATCATATCCGAGTGGTTCAGGCATTAGTACTTTTCCATTGGGCTGCCTAGCAGTAGCTGAGGGTGTTTAAACAGAGATTAACGTTCACCTAAACCTCTCAAATGGATGTTTATTGAAAGTGCAAGCACTTAGTATGATTTTCACAGGAAATATCTTCAGAATGGGGAGGAAAAATATGCTTTAGATGAATCTTGGGGAGCTTCTGTCATCCATGAGATGCCACAATAGTTTTCTCAAAAGTCATACTGTTATCATTTTAAGGAAGAAATAGTTACTGCAAGTATTTATGGTATAATATGAAGAACCCACCATGCATGCAATGTAAAGGCTATCGAAAAGTGACTAATGATTTTTTTAGGTGTCCATCTCGGAATGTCTTACAAGAGCTTGGAATTCAAAATGGGATGCCCAGCACTTtctggaatttcttcttttttcttttacttttgtgTATTTGAATGtcaaaggacaaaaataataaCCACTACACCATTTAGGAAATTGGCAGCTTAGCCCATCATTAACTGCCCCTAGGCATTAAAGCACTCACTCTTTGCGAGTGCCTACCTGACAGTATCTGTCATGATACAAACTTTGGTATCACATGTGCAGGCGCTGGTGTCATGACTCATGCCAAGGTTATGACCCATCTCATGTGCCATGGTAGCTCCAACTGCAATTTCATTTCTGCTATGATCCTGTGGAAATGAGAGCAGCCTATTATTTCCTTGAGCATTTTGGAACAAGAAAGAACATCAGAGAAACCATGTGGTTAAGAAATGGGATAATTTTACTTCAAGTGAAATTATCTATGTCACTACACGAGGCATTGATCTGTCAGTCAATCCAAGCTCATACATGCATCTATTCCACAGTTCAGTCTGGATTATGTATAATAGCTTAAGAATGAGATCATACCACTAACCAACATCAGTAAATTGGtataattgttttttaaataaacatgagGGAGTCAGGCAGCCAAGTAACAACTGAGTATTAAGGGGAACTGCATATCTAAAACTCCTCATCCTCTCTTTGGATAGGTGTCTGTGTGCTTTGGGTAATTATGCGGGTGTGATGTTGTTATTACTTGTTATGCCAAGGTAACCTTTGTATACAATGTTGTGTGTGCACTGAATGCAAAGGCAGAAGCTGTGCTCCATCTTCATTCACTCTTAGCTTGATATTTTGTGCTGTATGGTaggagcaaagaaaggaaaagtctTGTTCTTTTGAGAGTGAAATTGGATGTATAAATAGTATGGAACAGCCTAAAGCATAAGCTAGCGTACTGATCATACTCTTCCATCGTGGCATTGCAAATCCTGTTGCTGCAGGCTGCATACCCCCACCTTGAGACGCATTCTAGTTTCACAGTCTGCTTTGGATTTCTGGGAAAGCGGGAATTTCACGTTGTGGGTCAGTCCTCTTACCAACAGCCCGCGCCCAGGAAGGTGGGCTCAACAGTCGACTTTCCCAGTGCTGTGGGTAACCTTTTGGATCTATGTCCCTGTTTAGGCTAAACTTTAAGTGGAATAGCTCACTTATTTGTAATTAAGTGGCTAAATTGGTGATTTGTATTGTGACAGATACTATAATTTACTTCTCTCTTAAATGCGTTGGAGAGGAGGGTATTCCTACCCTTTTCCTTTAGGCATGGGGAACCCTCTTCAGTAGAGGGAACCTAAAGTTGGAGGtacagaattactttttttccctcctgtgacTATGCAGGAGCCTGGTGCTTCAAATACAGGTGTCTGAGTTTGACATTGACATTTGAACAGTGCAAATACCATGCCTTGTGTGTGCTTTCCTTACactctgcatttcatttaaaataaagtctCTGGCCATGAATTTCCACAGCCTAATAAAGTAATGATATGAACCAGACAGGGAACTGAAAATGTCACACACTAAGTTTAAGAGAAGACAaggaaaaggctttaaaaaataaaataatcaagaaCAAATCAGACCTGAATAATACCTGCAGAATACACATCACTGCATATGGATTTTAGAAAGGCTAGTCCAACCGTTGTGCCCTCGAAGTCTAACCCTCTGTaaggaagaagaaaggcagaGTGAAATGTGCTAGTCTGTTATCGGGAAGCACATCTGAAGTCACTGTCAGCTTTGTTAACAAAGCTGAAGGCTTTAAGCATAGGCTCATTTCTGTCTCTGGTTTGCAACTGCTGACTTAATATAATATTTAAGGATATACTTAAGATCTCTGCAAATCAGAAAACAATTAAatgcacatttcattttaaatgtgtaCTTGAACTCCATTGCAGTTAATAAGACTTAAGCATCTGTTTTGGTGTAAACTGCTTGAAGAAGTGCTTTAAACATAGTGAAGTGCTTTGGTGAATCAGGCCCGTTGCACTTGAGCCAGAATAGTGAACTGAGCACTGGTTTAGTTTGGCAATCTGTGTTTCACAGCCATTAAACTTCATGACATGGCTCCTTTGGTGGTAAGACTAAAGCACTGCAGTCTTCAGGGCACTCGGCTATTTTGTGGCCAGAGCGAGGAAAGGGAGAGACAGGTATAACCAATGTCCATGTTGCCTGTTTTTGCAGGGATTCAGATACAAACATTGGACACTATGTCCTAGGGGGTAATCCATACTCCatgaagcaaagaaaagcaacacaCCAAACCTGCATTTCATCCTTTTGTCCTATAATTAGTACAGCTCGGTACTGGAAAGCACAAAATTCAGTTTATTATAGATAGCATCTCGTTGGGTTGGTGACCAAATCTTTAAGAACTCATTCCTCTAACGTATTTGGAAATGCAAGTAGGAAACAGAATGATACACACGTGACTAGCTGAGCGTTGTCGTTTCTCTTCCTCTGTAATAACTCTGATTGACGCCACTTTGAGAAGCTGTCTAGAGTGGAACCCGCCACATGACTCAAGAGGCATTTATCATTATCTGTCCAGATTTCTAGGCCAACTAATGCCATGTAGATATTTATGGGCTTATAAACCTGCAGTAGAGAAACAGCATTGCTGTAGTAAGGAAGTATATTGTAAAGACTTCAGAAACACACTTATTCTGGTAATTATTGCACGTTTGTTGCTAGCAATATGGTCCACTCCAAGCCATGTTTAAGCTTTTCCTCACTtcaaatttgcaaaaaaaaaaaaaaattaatcagagCAGCCAAAACGTGAAATCTTCTTTTCCTCCAAGTTTAAACCAACTATAAAAATGGcttaaaaactttgaaaattcCAATAGTATTTTTGAAGACATTTGAATTGTGAAAGAAATCAAGAATCAGTTCATTCCTTTTAGAGAATTTCAAGC from the Dromaius novaehollandiae isolate bDroNov1 chromosome 26, bDroNov1.hap1, whole genome shotgun sequence genome contains:
- the LOC112996745 gene encoding zinc metalloproteinase-disintegrin-like NaMP isoform X2, with translation MTNKLLVSVVWLCFLRQGSTSKKLPGVEQYEVVYPQKLHAIHKRDAERNNEETKYDDTMEYGIKASGEEVILHLQKNRHLLARDYTETIYSDDGRQITTSPQIKDHCYYEGYIQNDADSIASINACKGLSGYFKTRGQKYLIEPLGTSDREEHAVYKYEELEDKSIKTCGVTNNTWQPDSDDPTEIFKSSNDPEMKAYLKARKYLEVYIVADNTMYKKYQEDVQAVRQRIFGIVNFINTVYKPINIYMALVGLEIWTDNDKCLLSHVAGSTLDSFSKWRQSELLQRKRNDNAQLVTGLDFEGTTVGLAFLKSICSDVYSAGIIQDHSRNEIAVGATMAHEMGHNLGMSHDTSACTCDTKVCIMTDTVSYITPQKFSSCSLQDFEKYMLSDMPKCLTNIPDISSIVAPAICGNSFVEKGEECDCGTPEECTNACCDPETCKLTAGSQCAHGECCENCQYKKPGAVCRTVKHDCDLAEMCTGFSEKCPADRFRVNGYPCNDDKGYCYMGSCPTRENQCKTAFGSQATEGAASCYRMNEKGVYYGYCRKEEGTHSPCKKKDIMCGKLFCAGGKEMPLYGSLVTFESCKASFPSHGEADPGMILSGTKCGNGMVCDHELQCQCEEGWAPPNCDSSTAVTSFAIVAGVLVVLAVTAAAAALLIRFRVLKSCQTRRGPGATNQVFVNQDHPAPVVAAQKMNDKKLLLPVPPPQENKPQRPSPAIRPKGPPPPVPSTKPATSHTEESFAPERKSAPFPGPKGKPPPPPKVLKPPANPRV
- the LOC112996745 gene encoding zinc metalloproteinase-disintegrin-like NaMP isoform X1, whose protein sequence is MTNKLLVSVVWLCFLRQGSTSKKLPGVEQYEVVYPQKLHAIHKRDAERNNEETKYDDTMEYGIKASGEEVILHLQKNRHLLARDYTETIYSDDGRQITTSPQIKDHCYYEGYIQNDADSIASINACKGLSGYFKTRGQKYLIEPLGTSDREEHAVYKYEELEDKSIKTCGVTNNTWQPDSDDPTEIFKSSNDPEMKAYLKARKYLEVYIVADNTMYKKYQEDVQAVRQRIFGIVNFINTVYKPINIYMALVGLEIWTDNDKCLLSHVAGSTLDSFSKWRQSELLQRKRNDNAQLVTGLDFEGTTVGLAFLKSICSDVYSAGIIQDHSRNEIAVGATMAHEMGHNLGMSHDTSACTCDTKVCIMTDTVSYITPQKFSSCSLQDFEKYMLSDMPKCLTNIPDISSIVAPAICGNSFVEKGEECDCGTPEECTNACCDPETCKLTAGSQCAHGECCENCQYKKPGAVCRTVKHDCDLAEMCTGFSEKCPADRFRVNGYPCNDDKGYCYMGSCPTRENQCKTAFGSQATEGAASCYRMNEKGVYYGYCRKEEGTHSPCKKKDIMCGKLFCAGGKEMPLYGSLVTFESCKASFPSHGEADPGMILSGTKCGNGMVCNNGECIYVEEAFRSTNCSAKCTGHAVCDHELQCQCEEGWAPPNCDSSTAVTSFAIVAGVLVVLAVTAAAAALLIRFRVLKSCQTRRGPGATNQVFVNQDHPAPVVAAQKMNDKKLLLPVPPPQENKPQRPSPAIRPKGPPPPVPSTKPATSHTEESFAPERKSAPFPGPKGKPPPPPKVLKPPANPRV